The following proteins are encoded in a genomic region of Micropterus dolomieu isolate WLL.071019.BEF.003 ecotype Adirondacks linkage group LG04, ASM2129224v1, whole genome shotgun sequence:
- the pkd2 gene encoding polycystin-2 isoform X1, with the protein MSSSRVRPQSQTVRVPHRLDTSEGIEMENMQHQDLGLGGVIGTPSPPSRQAWSRDNPGFEPEDEIMEADWPPASPGRRSVSTGSSSSCSSGLGSYTGGGSSTHIPRGGLYPTPTVDAQQQDRHEHPSCMKQILQKIRILWGTELMEDSDSSRERYLRNVLREMLTYFAFLITTCILTYGMVSANMYYYTKVMSQLFLDTPLSAADPSTFRDLSTMEDFWKFTEGPFLNGMYWEVWYNNKNLPENQSLIYYENLLLGVPRLRQVKVRNESCYVHEDLRDEVQDCYNMYTPTNEDTTSFGPKNGTAWVYATESETNGSSYWGQVSKYGGGGYYQDLSRTKEESAIQLQFLKDHMWLDRGTRAVFLDFSVYNGNINLFCIARLLAEFPATGGVVTSWQFQTVRLIRYVSSWDYFVGVCEVAFCLFILYYVVEEVLEIRIHRLHYFKSLWNCLDVIIVTLSVVAIIMNITRTATVGNLLKGLLENHTAYPSFEPLANLQVQFNNVAAVIIFFSWVKLFKFINFNKTMSQLSSTMSRCAKDLVGFAIMFFIIFLAYAQLAYLVFGTQVNDFSTFQASIFTQFRIILGDFEFSEIEEANPVLGPIYFTTFVFFIFFILMNMFLAIINDTYSEVKADMSQQRTEMEMTDLIKKGCNKALMKLRLKKTAVDDISDSLRQAGGKLNFDELRQDLKGKGHTDAEIQAIFAKIDHGGDQELTEHEHQQMRDDLEKEREDLDLERNSLTRPNSGRSFPRTQDDSEEDDDEDSGHSSRRRGSSSGGVPYEEFQVLVRRVDRMEHSIGSIVSKIDAVIVKLEAMERAKLKRRDVLGRLLDGVMEDERLGRDTDAHREQMERLVREELERWESDDMVSQVSHPQPATPVGPRPRPSSSLSTDGLEASTNGSGHV; encoded by the exons ATGAGTTCATCTCGAGTCAGACCGCAGAGCCAGACTGTCAGGGTGCCGCACCGACTCGACACAAGCGAAGGGATAGAGATGGAGAACATGCAGCATCAAGACCTGGGTCTCGGAGGAGTAATAGGCACCCCGTCCCCTCCGTCCAGACAAGCATGGAGTCGTGATAACCCGGGGTTTGAGCCTGAGGATGAGATTATGGAAGCCGACTGGCCTCCAGCGAGTCCCGGGAGGAGGTCAGTGTCCACgggctccagcagcagctgcagcagcggCCTGGGCAGCTACACCGGCGGAGGCAGCAGCACCCACATCCCCCGAGGAGGACTCTACCCGACCCCGACCGTGGATgcccagcagcaggacagacacGAGCACCCCAGCTGTATGAAGCAGATACTCCAAAAGATCAGAA TTCTGTGGGGCACGGAGCTGATGGAGGACAGTGACAGCAGTCGAGAAAGGTACCTCAGGAACGTACTGAGGGAGATGCTCACATATTTTGCATTCCTCATTACCACTTGCATCT TGACATATGGAATGGTGAGCGCCAATATGTACTACTATACCAAAGTCATGTCTCAGCTCTTCCTGGACACACCGCTGTCTGCCGCGGACCCTTCCACTTTTAGAGACCTCTCAACCATGGAGGATTTCTGGAAG TTCACAGAGGGACCTTTCCTCAATGGCATGTACTGGGAGGTGTGGTACAACAACAAGAACCTCCCGGAGAATCAGAGTCTCATCTACTACGAGAACCTCCTCCTTGGGGTGCCACGGCTCCGGCAGGTCAAAGTCCGTAATGAGTCCTGCTACGTCCATGAAGATCTGAGAGACGAGGTTCAGGACTGCTACAACATGTACACCCCAACCAACGAGGATACTACCTCTTTTGGCCCGAAGAATGGAACTGC GTGGGTGTATGCGACAGAGAGTGAGACGAATGGGAGCAGTTACTGGGGTCAGGTATCTAAATATGGAGGTGGAGGATACTACCAAGACCTGTCTCGTACGAAAGAAGAGTCAGCAATCCAACTGCAGTTTCTCAAAGACCACATGTGGCTGGACAGAGGCACCAGAGCAGTGTTTCTTGACTTCTCTGTGTACAATGGGAACATCAACCTCTTCTGCATTGCCAG GTTGTTGGCGGAGTTCCCTGCTACTGGCGGGGTGGTGACCTCTTGGCAATTTCAAACCGTGCGTCTAATACGATATGTGTCCAGCTGGGACTACTTTGTTGGTGTTTGTGAGGTGGCATTCTGCCTATTCATCCTTTACTACGTGGTGGAGGAGGTGCTGGAGATCCGCATTCACCGCCTGCATTACTTCAAGAGCCTGTGGAATTGTCTGGATGTTATCATTGTCACA TTAAGTGTTGTTGCTATTATTATGAACATAACCAGAACAGCCACGGTTGGCAACCTTCTCAAAGGCCTGTTGGAGAACCACACTGCTTATCCCAGTTTTGAGCCTCTGGCCAACCTGCAGGTCCAGTTCAACAACGTGGCTGCAGTCATCATCTTTTTTTCCTGGGTCAAG CTGTTTAAGTTCATCAACTTCAATAAGACCATGAGTCAGCTCTCCAGCACCATGTCTCGCTGTGCCAAGGACCTTGTGGGCTTTGCCATCATGTTCTTCATCATCTTTCTGGCATATGCTCAGCTAGCCTACTTGGTGTTTGGGACCCAAGTCAACGATTTCAGCACTTTCCAAGCCAGCAT TTTCACGCAGTTCCGTATCATTCTGGGAGACTTTGAGTTCTCAGAAATAGAGGAGGCGAATCCTGTGCTCGGACCTATCTACTTTACAACCTTTgtcttcttcattttctttattcTCATG AACATGTTCCTGGCCATCATCAATGACACATACTCTGAGGTGAAGGCTGACATGTCCCAGCAGAGGACCGAGATGGAAATGACTGACCTTATTAAGAAG GGTTGTAACAAAGCTTTGATGAAATTGAGACTGAAGAAGACGGCGGTGGACGACATCTCCGACAGTTTGCGTCAGGCCGGGGGCAAACTGAACTTTGATGAACTTCGCCAGGACCTTAAAGG AAAGGGCCACACAGATGCAGAGATTCAGGCCATCTTTGCAAAGATTGATCACGGTGGCGATCAGGAGCTGACGGAGCACGAACACCAGCAAATGAGAGACGacctggagaaagagaga GAGGACTTGGATCTGGAACGCAATTCGCTGACAAGACCCAACAGTGGGCGGAGCTTCCCTCGTACCCAGGATGACTCGGAGGAAGACGATGACGAGGATAGTGGCCACAGCTCTCGTCGTCGCGGCAGCAGCTCAGGGGGTGTCCCCTATGAAGAATTTCAAGT GCTGGTGAGGCGCGTGGACAGGATGGAGCACTCCATCGGCAGCATAGTCTCCAAGATAGACGCTGTGATCGTGAAGCTGGAAGCCATGGAGCGAGCTAAACTCAAACGGAGAGATGTGCTGGGCAGGCTGCTGGACGGCGTCATGGAG GATGAGCGTCTGGGAAGAGACACAGACGCCCACAGGGAGCAGATGGAGCGGCTGGTGAGGGAGGAACTGGAGCGATGGGAGTCTGATGATATGGTCTCACAGGTCAGCCACCCACAGCCAGCCACTCCTGTCGGCCCCCGGCCCCGTCCCTCCTCTTCCTTGTCCACCGACGGCCTTGAGGCAAGCACAAATGGGAGCGGCCATGTGTGA
- the pkd2 gene encoding polycystin-2 isoform X2, with amino-acid sequence MSSSRVRPQSQTVRVPHRLDTSEGIEMENMQHQDLGLGGVIGTPSPPSRQAWSRDNPGFEPEDEIMEADWPPASPGRRSVSTGSSSSCSSGLGSYTGGGSSTHIPRGGLYPTPTVDAQQQDRHEHPSCMKQILQKIRILWGTELMEDSDSSRERYLRNVLREMLTYFAFLITTCILTYGMVSANMYYYTKVMSQLFLDTPLSAADPSTFRDLSTMEDFWKFTEGPFLNGMYWEVWYNNKNLPENQSLIYYENLLLGVPRLRQVKVRNESCYVHEDLRDEVQDCYNMYTPTNEDTTSFGPKNGTAWVYATESETNGSSYWGQVSKYGGGGYYQDLSRTKEESAIQLQFLKDHMWLDRGTRAVFLDFSVYNGNINLFCIARLLAEFPATGGVVTSWQFQTVRLIRYVSSWDYFVGVCEVAFCLFILYYVVEEVLEIRIHRLHYFKSLWNCLDVIIVTLSVVAIIMNITRTATVGNLLKGLLENHTAYPSFEPLANLQVQFNNVAAVIIFFSWVKLFKFINFNKTMSQLSSTMSRCAKDLVGFAIMFFIIFLAYAQLAYLVFGTQVNDFSTFQASIFTQFRIILGDFEFSEIEEANPVLGPIYFTTFVFFIFFILMNMFLAIINDTYSEVKADMSQQRTEMEMTDLIKKGCNKALMKLRLKKTAVDDISDSLRQAGGKLNFDELRQDLKGKGHTDAEIQAIFAKIDHGGDQELTEHEHQQMRDDLEKERDLDLERNSLTRPNSGRSFPRTQDDSEEDDDEDSGHSSRRRGSSSGGVPYEEFQVLVRRVDRMEHSIGSIVSKIDAVIVKLEAMERAKLKRRDVLGRLLDGVMEDERLGRDTDAHREQMERLVREELERWESDDMVSQVSHPQPATPVGPRPRPSSSLSTDGLEASTNGSGHV; translated from the exons ATGAGTTCATCTCGAGTCAGACCGCAGAGCCAGACTGTCAGGGTGCCGCACCGACTCGACACAAGCGAAGGGATAGAGATGGAGAACATGCAGCATCAAGACCTGGGTCTCGGAGGAGTAATAGGCACCCCGTCCCCTCCGTCCAGACAAGCATGGAGTCGTGATAACCCGGGGTTTGAGCCTGAGGATGAGATTATGGAAGCCGACTGGCCTCCAGCGAGTCCCGGGAGGAGGTCAGTGTCCACgggctccagcagcagctgcagcagcggCCTGGGCAGCTACACCGGCGGAGGCAGCAGCACCCACATCCCCCGAGGAGGACTCTACCCGACCCCGACCGTGGATgcccagcagcaggacagacacGAGCACCCCAGCTGTATGAAGCAGATACTCCAAAAGATCAGAA TTCTGTGGGGCACGGAGCTGATGGAGGACAGTGACAGCAGTCGAGAAAGGTACCTCAGGAACGTACTGAGGGAGATGCTCACATATTTTGCATTCCTCATTACCACTTGCATCT TGACATATGGAATGGTGAGCGCCAATATGTACTACTATACCAAAGTCATGTCTCAGCTCTTCCTGGACACACCGCTGTCTGCCGCGGACCCTTCCACTTTTAGAGACCTCTCAACCATGGAGGATTTCTGGAAG TTCACAGAGGGACCTTTCCTCAATGGCATGTACTGGGAGGTGTGGTACAACAACAAGAACCTCCCGGAGAATCAGAGTCTCATCTACTACGAGAACCTCCTCCTTGGGGTGCCACGGCTCCGGCAGGTCAAAGTCCGTAATGAGTCCTGCTACGTCCATGAAGATCTGAGAGACGAGGTTCAGGACTGCTACAACATGTACACCCCAACCAACGAGGATACTACCTCTTTTGGCCCGAAGAATGGAACTGC GTGGGTGTATGCGACAGAGAGTGAGACGAATGGGAGCAGTTACTGGGGTCAGGTATCTAAATATGGAGGTGGAGGATACTACCAAGACCTGTCTCGTACGAAAGAAGAGTCAGCAATCCAACTGCAGTTTCTCAAAGACCACATGTGGCTGGACAGAGGCACCAGAGCAGTGTTTCTTGACTTCTCTGTGTACAATGGGAACATCAACCTCTTCTGCATTGCCAG GTTGTTGGCGGAGTTCCCTGCTACTGGCGGGGTGGTGACCTCTTGGCAATTTCAAACCGTGCGTCTAATACGATATGTGTCCAGCTGGGACTACTTTGTTGGTGTTTGTGAGGTGGCATTCTGCCTATTCATCCTTTACTACGTGGTGGAGGAGGTGCTGGAGATCCGCATTCACCGCCTGCATTACTTCAAGAGCCTGTGGAATTGTCTGGATGTTATCATTGTCACA TTAAGTGTTGTTGCTATTATTATGAACATAACCAGAACAGCCACGGTTGGCAACCTTCTCAAAGGCCTGTTGGAGAACCACACTGCTTATCCCAGTTTTGAGCCTCTGGCCAACCTGCAGGTCCAGTTCAACAACGTGGCTGCAGTCATCATCTTTTTTTCCTGGGTCAAG CTGTTTAAGTTCATCAACTTCAATAAGACCATGAGTCAGCTCTCCAGCACCATGTCTCGCTGTGCCAAGGACCTTGTGGGCTTTGCCATCATGTTCTTCATCATCTTTCTGGCATATGCTCAGCTAGCCTACTTGGTGTTTGGGACCCAAGTCAACGATTTCAGCACTTTCCAAGCCAGCAT TTTCACGCAGTTCCGTATCATTCTGGGAGACTTTGAGTTCTCAGAAATAGAGGAGGCGAATCCTGTGCTCGGACCTATCTACTTTACAACCTTTgtcttcttcattttctttattcTCATG AACATGTTCCTGGCCATCATCAATGACACATACTCTGAGGTGAAGGCTGACATGTCCCAGCAGAGGACCGAGATGGAAATGACTGACCTTATTAAGAAG GGTTGTAACAAAGCTTTGATGAAATTGAGACTGAAGAAGACGGCGGTGGACGACATCTCCGACAGTTTGCGTCAGGCCGGGGGCAAACTGAACTTTGATGAACTTCGCCAGGACCTTAAAGG AAAGGGCCACACAGATGCAGAGATTCAGGCCATCTTTGCAAAGATTGATCACGGTGGCGATCAGGAGCTGACGGAGCACGAACACCAGCAAATGAGAGACGacctggagaaagagaga GACTTGGATCTGGAACGCAATTCGCTGACAAGACCCAACAGTGGGCGGAGCTTCCCTCGTACCCAGGATGACTCGGAGGAAGACGATGACGAGGATAGTGGCCACAGCTCTCGTCGTCGCGGCAGCAGCTCAGGGGGTGTCCCCTATGAAGAATTTCAAGT GCTGGTGAGGCGCGTGGACAGGATGGAGCACTCCATCGGCAGCATAGTCTCCAAGATAGACGCTGTGATCGTGAAGCTGGAAGCCATGGAGCGAGCTAAACTCAAACGGAGAGATGTGCTGGGCAGGCTGCTGGACGGCGTCATGGAG GATGAGCGTCTGGGAAGAGACACAGACGCCCACAGGGAGCAGATGGAGCGGCTGGTGAGGGAGGAACTGGAGCGATGGGAGTCTGATGATATGGTCTCACAGGTCAGCCACCCACAGCCAGCCACTCCTGTCGGCCCCCGGCCCCGTCCCTCCTCTTCCTTGTCCACCGACGGCCTTGAGGCAAGCACAAATGGGAGCGGCCATGTGTGA